Proteins encoded within one genomic window of Phototrophicus methaneseepsis:
- a CDS encoding DUF1440 domain-containing protein, with translation MAWKNMFIKGAFAGLIATVPMTISMMAMRRWLPWWQKGPLPPHEVTRNTLRAMNLDAVEDKHHLAATVAAHFSYGAGVGALYPFVDQLPLPNMLKGSLYGIGVWMFSYLGWLPATGILEPATEKPSQRNVLMIVAHVVWGVGLSFLFDNLYKGQPTYDIVNDHKS, from the coding sequence ATGGCCTGGAAAAACATGTTTATAAAAGGGGCGTTTGCTGGACTTATCGCTACTGTGCCGATGACGATCTCTATGATGGCGATGCGGCGATGGTTGCCTTGGTGGCAAAAAGGCCCCTTGCCCCCTCATGAGGTCACACGAAATACGCTGCGGGCCATGAATCTGGATGCCGTAGAAGATAAGCATCATCTGGCAGCAACAGTGGCCGCACATTTTTCATATGGTGCAGGTGTCGGGGCTTTGTATCCGTTTGTAGACCAACTGCCACTTCCAAATATGCTTAAAGGCAGTTTGTACGGTATTGGTGTATGGATGTTCAGTTACCTGGGATGGTTACCCGCGACAGGCATTTTGGAGCCTGCAACGGAGAAGCCATCTCAGCGCAATGTGCTCATGATTGTGGCGCATGTTGTGTGGGGTGTTGGGTTGAGCTTCTTGTTCGATAACTTGTACAAGGGTCAGCCAACTTATGACATTGTAAATGACCATAAGAGCTAA
- a CDS encoding SDR family oxidoreductase has product MAIHPQVVVITGASAGVGRATARAFAKQGAHIGLLARSVQRLEAAKHEVEQLGGQAIVIQTDVADADQVEAAASAVEEAFGPIDIWVNNAMVSVFSPVKEMEPEEYKRVTDVTYLGYVYGTLAALKRMLPRDKGVIVQVGSALAYRGIPLQSAYCGAKHAVEGFMDSLRVELLHDESNVKVTMVQMPALNTPQFGWVKSRLPNKAQPVPPIFEPEVAAEAIVWAAEHPRREYIVGGSSLQAILGNKLLPGFVDYYLSRTGFESQQTSESRDPDRPNNLWDTVPGDQGAHGAFVDRSKSSSLQFWIAKNRELVTALVGSLAVIFASAFVARNKR; this is encoded by the coding sequence TTGGCGATTCATCCTCAAGTTGTGGTTATTACAGGTGCTTCTGCGGGTGTGGGCCGCGCAACGGCGAGAGCTTTTGCAAAACAAGGTGCCCATATTGGCTTATTGGCGCGTTCTGTACAGCGTCTGGAAGCCGCGAAACATGAAGTAGAGCAATTGGGTGGGCAAGCTATCGTTATCCAAACCGATGTCGCAGATGCGGATCAGGTTGAGGCTGCCGCTTCTGCTGTGGAAGAGGCTTTTGGTCCCATTGATATCTGGGTTAATAATGCGATGGTATCTGTATTCTCACCTGTTAAAGAGATGGAACCTGAGGAATACAAGCGTGTTACGGATGTGACATATCTGGGCTATGTATACGGCACTTTGGCCGCTTTAAAGCGAATGCTGCCAAGAGATAAGGGCGTCATTGTACAGGTTGGCTCTGCACTGGCTTATCGTGGCATCCCGCTGCAATCAGCTTATTGTGGCGCGAAACATGCGGTCGAAGGCTTCATGGATTCCTTACGGGTTGAACTGTTACATGACGAGAGTAACGTCAAAGTGACGATGGTGCAGATGCCAGCTTTGAACACCCCCCAGTTTGGGTGGGTGAAAAGCCGCTTGCCCAACAAAGCACAACCTGTCCCGCCCATTTTTGAGCCGGAAGTCGCTGCCGAAGCGATTGTCTGGGCAGCAGAGCATCCACGCCGAGAATACATCGTCGGTGGGTCGTCGTTGCAGGCCATTTTAGGGAATAAATTGCTGCCGGGTTTTGTGGACTACTATTTGAGCCGGACTGGCTTTGAATCTCAGCAGACTTCTGAGTCGCGTGATCCAGATCGACCAAATAATCTCTGGGATACGGTACCTGGTGATCAAGGTGCGCATGGTGCATTTGTTGATCGCTCAAAGAGCAGCAGTTTGCAGTTCTGGATTGCGAAAAATCGAGAATTGGTAACGGCGCTGGTGGGTAGTCTCGCTGTGATATTTGCGTCTGCGTTCGTTGCGCGCAACAAGCGTTAA
- a CDS encoding SPW repeat domain-containing protein — protein sequence MWPRLINAALGIWLMAAPAVLDYGVPAANNDRIMGPLIATFAVIAIWETTRELRRVNAFWGAWLIIAPLLLGYEGAAVINSIAVGVVVIGVSMIRGKVEGHFGGGWTALWRPEHAERAND from the coding sequence ATGTGGCCTAGATTGATTAATGCAGCCCTGGGTATCTGGCTGATGGCAGCGCCTGCTGTTCTGGATTATGGCGTCCCCGCAGCGAACAATGACCGCATCATGGGGCCTCTAATTGCGACTTTTGCAGTAATCGCTATTTGGGAAACAACACGCGAGTTACGACGTGTGAATGCCTTCTGGGGTGCATGGTTAATTATTGCACCCTTGTTACTGGGATACGAAGGTGCTGCTGTGATCAACAGTATTGCTGTGGGCGTCGTGGTTATTGGCGTTTCGATGATACGCGGCAAGGTCGAAGGACATTTTGGTGGTGGTTGGACGGCCCTATGGCGCCCAGAACATGCCGAACGGGCGAATGATTAA
- a CDS encoding vitamin K epoxide reductase family protein, protein MPIIILALIGFFIAAYMALFQFNLIDSVWEPFFGDGTRRVLTSGISEAFPIPDAALGALGYILDVVTGAIGGRDRWRTMPWIVIIFGLAVGPLGAVSIGLVMMQPVVVGAWCTLCLTTAAISVLMIGPAMDEMLASLQYLRRVHDTDDRSVWRAFWGMDTAPVSASVQPEVTPDVA, encoded by the coding sequence ATGCCCATCATTATATTGGCGCTTATAGGTTTTTTCATCGCTGCTTATATGGCGTTATTCCAATTTAACCTCATCGATTCTGTGTGGGAGCCTTTTTTTGGTGATGGCACACGGCGTGTTTTGACGTCTGGGATTTCTGAAGCTTTCCCTATACCGGATGCTGCTCTGGGAGCTCTGGGATACATACTTGATGTTGTAACCGGCGCTATTGGTGGACGTGATCGCTGGCGAACGATGCCATGGATTGTCATCATTTTTGGCCTGGCTGTTGGGCCGCTCGGGGCCGTAAGCATTGGTCTTGTGATGATGCAACCCGTGGTCGTTGGTGCTTGGTGCACGCTTTGCCTCACAACAGCAGCAATTTCAGTTTTGATGATTGGCCCCGCTATGGATGAGATGTTAGCGAGTTTACAGTATCTGCGGCGCGTTCATGATACAGATGATCGCTCGGTATGGCGGGCTTTCTGGGGCATGGATACAGCGCCTGTTTCAGCATCTGTGCAGCCGGAGGTGACGCCTGATGTGGCCTAG
- a CDS encoding sensor histidine kinase, which translates to MSAEDLLSLLTQIVFVTLGISTLVEYLRYRDEARRDTMLAFASIAIPIAISLINRFITLPTELTIVSAVFLIGHPYFLLRLTKYFQPLPFYLTVIAILGMVIIPILFLLNRALVPAEIAMAIILYFVVFDGYSMLVFVRGAILSSGIARKRLRFAAAGAGLLALVLILAGIRYFLPELYTSLSPFIQISAISAGLAFYFGFATPRWLRRTWQYDELRSFLTYIGQQPVHTHSLKSFVNELCTTANEAVTGLASFVLAKNEEDHTWEVIGSNQGQAINMNPAMLNDSNIINKVWQTQKECFISEKSSMEKLDDKVLPRTDANAFLIIPVTSLEHMLGVLVVMMSQDPLFLQDDLALLRLLAQQAAVFLKNMQLLEETQLYSEGLKQTVSVRTSQLRESEARFQNIFEYAAVGIAHRSLEGSYLEVNERFCQILGYSTEEAQNLTVDAITHPEDLPSEHACIEQLLQGNIPNYSIQKRYTHKEGYTVWADVTTSLVRKPGGEPDYFITVLLDITSQLESEAAQQTAEARFARVLDTTAEAVISVDNSYKIILFNKSAERIFGYSSEEMIGRSLDILLPPGMAQAHHHYMTAFAEGDDIARGMGQRGRELSAKDKSGRVFPIEASVSKLTEGEQVILTVFIQDVTERRKAREALLRINEELEQRVAERTSQLQAANKELEAFSYSVSHDLRAPLRAIDGFSQAILEDYEEKLDEDGQEFLSIIRAESQRMGQLIDDLLDLSRLSRTALNQKNINLSTIVTEIAQELQKQHPNRQVEFVIEEDLWACADARLIRIALQNLLGNAWKYSGKQKVACIEFGMLKSSEQTEDEETGTIYYVRDNGIGFNMDYVHKLFGAFQRLHSSSEFEGTGIGLATVQRIIHQHGGTIRAEGVLHEGATFYFSLGRESCA; encoded by the coding sequence ATGAGTGCAGAAGATCTTCTCTCGCTATTGACACAAATTGTCTTTGTAACGCTGGGCATCTCTACTTTAGTTGAGTATCTCCGATATCGTGATGAAGCTCGCCGCGATACGATGTTGGCGTTCGCTTCTATCGCTATTCCCATCGCCATCTCTCTTATCAATCGGTTCATTACCCTGCCGACAGAGCTAACCATCGTAAGCGCTGTTTTCCTTATTGGTCATCCTTATTTCTTACTACGCCTGACAAAGTATTTTCAGCCTTTACCGTTTTATTTAACCGTTATTGCCATTTTGGGCATGGTCATCATTCCCATTTTATTCCTTCTAAATCGTGCGCTCGTCCCAGCTGAGATTGCCATGGCGATCATATTGTATTTCGTCGTTTTCGATGGCTATTCAATGCTGGTTTTTGTACGAGGAGCTATCTTAAGCTCTGGCATTGCGCGTAAAAGGCTGCGATTTGCGGCGGCTGGTGCAGGCTTGCTCGCGCTTGTCCTCATCCTGGCAGGGATTCGTTACTTCCTTCCAGAACTTTATACATCGCTGTCTCCTTTTATCCAGATTTCAGCTATCAGCGCCGGGTTGGCATTTTATTTTGGCTTTGCAACCCCCCGTTGGCTTCGTAGGACATGGCAGTACGATGAATTACGCAGCTTCCTCACCTATATTGGTCAGCAGCCCGTTCATACGCATTCTCTAAAGAGCTTTGTCAACGAATTGTGTACCACCGCAAACGAAGCTGTGACGGGATTAGCATCTTTTGTGCTAGCCAAAAATGAAGAAGATCATACATGGGAAGTGATCGGATCAAACCAGGGGCAAGCGATCAATATGAATCCCGCCATGTTGAACGATAGCAACATCATCAATAAAGTCTGGCAGACGCAAAAGGAATGCTTCATTTCAGAAAAATCCTCAATGGAAAAACTGGACGATAAAGTACTCCCACGCACAGATGCTAATGCATTCCTGATTATCCCTGTTACATCTTTAGAACATATGCTTGGCGTGCTCGTGGTGATGATGAGCCAGGATCCGCTTTTCTTGCAGGATGATCTGGCGCTTCTACGCTTGTTAGCTCAGCAGGCTGCTGTTTTCCTTAAAAATATGCAACTACTGGAAGAGACACAGCTTTACTCCGAAGGACTAAAACAGACTGTCAGCGTCCGCACATCCCAACTGAGAGAAAGTGAAGCGCGGTTTCAGAATATCTTTGAATACGCCGCTGTTGGCATCGCCCATCGCTCCCTGGAAGGCAGCTATTTAGAGGTAAATGAACGATTCTGCCAGATTCTGGGTTATTCTACGGAAGAAGCGCAGAACCTCACCGTGGACGCAATCACCCATCCCGAAGATTTACCAAGTGAACACGCTTGTATCGAGCAGCTTTTGCAAGGCAATATACCCAACTACAGCATTCAAAAGCGATACACACATAAAGAAGGCTATACGGTCTGGGCAGATGTCACGACATCGCTTGTACGCAAACCCGGCGGTGAGCCCGATTATTTCATTACGGTCCTATTAGATATCACCTCACAACTGGAATCCGAAGCCGCCCAACAAACAGCCGAAGCACGATTTGCACGTGTCCTGGATACAACAGCTGAAGCAGTGATTTCTGTCGATAACTCTTATAAAATCATCCTATTCAACAAGAGTGCTGAACGTATTTTTGGCTATTCTTCTGAGGAAATGATTGGGCGTTCGCTCGATATTTTATTACCCCCTGGCATGGCACAAGCACATCACCATTACATGACGGCCTTTGCAGAGGGTGATGACATTGCACGCGGTATGGGCCAGCGCGGGAGAGAGCTCTCTGCAAAAGATAAAAGTGGGCGTGTCTTTCCTATTGAAGCTTCCGTCTCTAAGCTGACTGAAGGGGAACAAGTTATTCTGACTGTGTTCATTCAAGATGTCACCGAAAGGCGAAAAGCGCGCGAAGCTCTTTTACGCATCAATGAGGAGCTTGAACAACGCGTCGCTGAAAGAACATCCCAACTGCAAGCTGCAAATAAAGAGTTGGAAGCATTCAGCTATTCTGTATCACATGATCTCCGAGCACCGCTACGCGCAATCGACGGCTTTAGCCAGGCTATTCTGGAAGATTATGAAGAAAAGCTCGATGAAGATGGACAAGAATTCCTATCTATCATCCGGGCAGAAAGTCAACGTATGGGGCAACTCATTGATGATTTGTTGGATCTCTCGCGCCTATCACGGACGGCCCTCAACCAGAAAAACATCAATCTGAGCACCATCGTTACAGAAATTGCCCAGGAATTGCAAAAACAGCATCCGAATCGCCAGGTCGAGTTTGTCATAGAAGAAGATTTATGGGCCTGTGCAGATGCTCGTCTCATACGGATTGCCTTGCAAAACCTGCTTGGCAATGCGTGGAAATACTCAGGTAAACAAAAAGTAGCCTGCATAGAATTTGGGATGTTGAAATCATCTGAACAGACAGAAGATGAAGAAACTGGAACCATTTATTACGTGCGGGATAACGGAATTGGATTTAATATGGATTATGTACACAAACTATTTGGTGCATTCCAACGTTTACATAGTTCTTCTGAATTTGAGGGAACAGGTATCGGCTTAGCGACAGTTCAGCGGATTATTCATCAGCATGGCGGGACGATCCGTGCTGAAGGGGTACTTCATGAAGGTGCCACATTCTACTTTAGTTTAGGAAGAGAAAGCTGCGCATAG
- a CDS encoding response regulator, whose protein sequence is MSTILIVEDNPSDLRLMMRAFKKSNLTNDLATAIDGEQALDYLFGQDGDEYRHALPVLILLDIKLPKIDGLEVLEKIRNHERTQMLPVVILTSSKEQEDVARSYKLGVNSYIRKPVDFNHFVEAVQQMGLYWLVLNESPFH, encoded by the coding sequence ATGAGTACGATTTTAATCGTTGAAGATAACCCCAGTGATCTTCGATTAATGATGCGAGCATTTAAAAAGAGTAATTTAACCAATGATCTGGCAACAGCTATCGATGGTGAGCAGGCCCTAGACTATCTTTTTGGTCAGGATGGCGACGAATATCGTCACGCTTTACCCGTATTGATCTTGCTGGATATCAAGCTACCGAAGATAGACGGCCTTGAAGTCCTTGAGAAAATCCGTAACCATGAAAGAACGCAGATGCTCCCCGTTGTAATCTTGACTTCCTCAAAAGAACAAGAGGATGTCGCCAGAAGCTATAAGCTCGGCGTTAACAGTTATATCCGAAAACCTGTGGACTTTAATCATTTCGTAGAAGCCGTTCAACAGATGGGGTTGTACTGGCTGGTATTGAACGAAAGTCCCTTTCATTAA
- a CDS encoding PAS domain S-box protein, with protein sequence MDKLLRALILEDSQSDTLLLVRQLQRAGYLVEYTRVESAESMTSALEQQEWDIILSDFSMPNFSATAGLELLKQKGLDIPFIIISGTMGEENAVTAMKAGAQDYFPKGKTTRLAAAIDRELREKRDRDQRRITEQELRQAEERFSKAFQVSPIGITISSSEGYFLSVNDAFRRMLDANSGEIVGRTAFELDIWVNQDDQELLDTSNTSKKPVRDAEIIIQTVSKKTKYVTVSTEFIEVSQENCVLAMWQDITGRKQAEQTLKQNTELIQLLQVVTVAANEADNINELLQFAIDRICEYANWPLGHVYLLSRGTDTQLISSKIWYCSDPEKYGDFQRRSERIHFDKAVGGLVHRVFMRQAPEWILGLQPDSKFLRANMTLEVGLQSVFAFPIFAQHDVVAIMEFFSTKADEPHLALLDTIPHIAAQIGHMIEREWSNSEIRALYQATGYLFNAESIHELSQQIVRGVVQEFQQVDCGLLLVDQQLGKINRMARAGEYQVDLQAPLELDGPGLVPRAIREDRIIYSPDVQKDEEYIPNVPTTLSEMVVPLKTRDGIIGVLDLQSRQRDYFNQRDQRILAAFAERAAAALEITRLYEELNQYAAQLELRVEERTQELQKAKERVEAILNNSSDAIILVDGNGAIQQTNPRFVQVVGYNYDELFGASLSRIMTLENGEDLSEILASVSHNHEYRRAEAIVRRKNGTSFPTDAAFAIFARNHETGIVCSLRDISEQKQLEQELRSAFERQKELADLKTRFISTVSHEYRTPLAIIQTSTTLLQRYSERMTPEKKQDQFEKILGNVRRLTDLLDDVLQISRAETMGVAFNPHQLDIAKLFKEMIDDIQQIHTHHHIDFTIVGEPKSIAGDEKLLRQIVSNLLSNAIKYSPGQGTVHVTLEFEESEVRLLVRDEGMGIPPEDLEKLFTLFHRAQNVGQIQGSGLGLAIVKQAVEAHNATITVQSEVGTGTTFTIVFPVEV encoded by the coding sequence ATGGACAAGCTTTTGCGCGCTTTAATTTTAGAAGATTCACAGAGTGATACCCTCTTATTGGTAAGGCAGTTACAACGCGCAGGCTATCTGGTTGAATACACTCGAGTTGAATCCGCCGAAAGTATGACATCGGCACTTGAACAACAAGAATGGGATATCATCCTTTCTGACTTTTCAATGCCGAACTTTAGCGCAACGGCAGGGCTGGAACTATTGAAGCAAAAGGGGCTCGATATCCCCTTTATTATTATCTCAGGCACCATGGGCGAAGAAAATGCCGTCACAGCGATGAAGGCTGGTGCGCAGGATTATTTCCCTAAGGGGAAAACAACACGTCTGGCTGCGGCTATTGACCGCGAATTACGCGAAAAGCGAGACAGAGACCAGCGACGGATTACGGAACAAGAACTAAGACAAGCTGAAGAACGCTTTTCAAAAGCGTTCCAGGTCAGCCCGATTGGGATTACTATCAGCAGCAGCGAAGGCTATTTCTTGTCTGTCAATGATGCTTTCCGGCGCATGTTAGATGCTAATTCCGGGGAGATTGTTGGACGCACGGCGTTCGAACTGGATATCTGGGTAAATCAAGATGATCAGGAGTTGTTGGATACATCGAACACATCAAAAAAACCTGTACGCGATGCTGAAATTATCATCCAGACCGTGTCAAAGAAAACCAAATATGTGACTGTCTCCACTGAGTTTATCGAAGTCAGCCAGGAAAATTGCGTCCTGGCTATGTGGCAAGACATCACAGGCCGTAAACAGGCCGAACAAACACTCAAGCAAAATACGGAACTGATTCAACTTTTGCAGGTCGTAACCGTTGCCGCCAACGAAGCTGACAACATCAATGAGCTGCTACAATTTGCCATTGATCGCATCTGCGAATATGCAAACTGGCCTCTGGGACATGTGTATTTGCTCTCTAGGGGTACCGATACACAGTTGATCTCATCGAAGATATGGTATTGTTCCGACCCAGAAAAATACGGTGACTTCCAACGTCGGTCAGAGAGAATCCATTTTGACAAAGCAGTAGGCGGGCTTGTACATAGGGTTTTCATGAGGCAGGCCCCAGAGTGGATATTAGGGCTGCAACCGGATTCCAAATTTCTACGGGCAAATATGACCTTAGAAGTCGGTTTACAATCCGTCTTCGCCTTCCCCATCTTTGCCCAACACGATGTTGTCGCAATCATGGAATTCTTCTCAACGAAAGCGGATGAACCACACCTGGCATTGTTAGACACGATCCCTCATATCGCAGCCCAGATCGGGCACATGATCGAACGTGAGTGGAGCAATAGTGAAATACGCGCGCTTTATCAGGCAACAGGTTATCTATTCAACGCTGAAAGCATTCATGAGCTCTCGCAGCAAATTGTCCGTGGCGTGGTCCAGGAGTTCCAGCAGGTTGATTGTGGGCTTCTATTGGTCGATCAGCAGCTTGGGAAGATTAACCGAATGGCCCGAGCGGGTGAATATCAGGTCGATCTTCAGGCCCCATTAGAGCTTGACGGCCCCGGTTTAGTCCCTAGAGCCATACGAGAAGACCGAATCATCTATTCACCAGATGTTCAAAAGGATGAAGAGTATATACCCAACGTTCCGACCACCCTATCGGAGATGGTTGTCCCTCTAAAGACGCGTGATGGCATCATCGGCGTGCTAGATTTACAAAGCCGCCAACGCGATTACTTCAACCAGCGTGATCAACGCATTCTAGCCGCTTTCGCAGAACGTGCCGCCGCTGCATTAGAAATTACCCGGCTCTATGAAGAACTTAACCAATATGCCGCGCAGCTTGAATTACGCGTTGAAGAGCGCACACAGGAACTACAAAAAGCAAAAGAGCGTGTCGAAGCGATCCTCAATAATAGCAGTGACGCCATTATCCTCGTTGATGGCAACGGAGCCATCCAGCAGACAAATCCACGGTTCGTCCAGGTTGTCGGCTACAATTATGATGAACTCTTTGGCGCGAGCCTCTCACGGATTATGACGCTTGAAAATGGCGAGGATCTCAGCGAAATTCTAGCATCAGTCTCTCATAACCATGAATATCGTCGTGCAGAAGCGATTGTTAGGCGCAAAAACGGCACAAGCTTCCCTACGGATGCTGCCTTTGCAATATTTGCTCGCAATCACGAAACAGGCATCGTATGCAGCCTGCGAGATATATCCGAACAGAAGCAACTTGAACAAGAGCTGCGTTCCGCTTTCGAACGCCAGAAAGAACTGGCAGATCTTAAAACGCGCTTTATCTCAACAGTCTCTCATGAATATCGGACGCCGCTTGCTATCATCCAGACGAGCACGACGCTTTTACAGCGTTACAGCGAGCGTATGACGCCCGAAAAGAAGCAAGATCAATTCGAGAAAATCCTGGGGAATGTCAGGCGCTTGACAGATCTACTTGATGATGTGCTTCAGATCAGCCGAGCAGAAACGATGGGCGTAGCATTTAATCCGCATCAACTGGATATTGCCAAGCTCTTTAAAGAAATGATCGATGACATTCAACAGATTCATACGCATCATCATATCGACTTCACAATCGTTGGTGAGCCCAAATCCATAGCCGGCGACGAAAAACTACTCCGACAGATTGTCTCTAACCTGCTCTCGAATGCAATCAAGTATTCTCCTGGTCAGGGGACAGTACACGTCACGCTTGAGTTCGAAGAAAGCGAAGTTCGTCTGCTCGTACGCGATGAAGGCATGGGTATCCCGCCAGAAGACCTTGAAAAACTATTCACACTCTTTCACCGTGCCCAGAATGTCGGCCAGATCCAGGGCAGCGGCCTGGGCTTAGCCATCGTCAAGCAAGCCGTCGAAGCACATAACGCTACAATCACTGTGCAAAGTGAAGTCGGGACCGGAACAACGTTCACGATCGTTTTCCCGGTCGAAGTATAA